In Aureibacillus halotolerans, one genomic interval encodes:
- a CDS encoding Abi family protein: protein MTKNFPKPFRTHQQQIKILRDRGLTIADDSVALRIFERENYYNVINGYKDLFLETDSHGNFLVPDTYKAGATIEDIHNLFCFDRELRHFMLRFILIFESNIKSTISYRFSEAFNEPHAYLIIENFTRDTKKIKQVLRLISTISKAISDKGSNSYNSPIKHYIDEHGAVPLWVLVNYLTMGNINNFYQCLGDDLKNTIANDFAKNFYRDYNQKIHFTPQMMETILKTANFLRNVCAHEERFFSYKVHKAGALNLIPKSLNIQENLLNNGDIFSLVAFLKLVIDKSEHTLLLDIMEQAFNSRSKNSRFISFDLIKNEMGFPANGIHLLR, encoded by the coding sequence TTGACGAAAAATTTTCCGAAGCCGTTTAGAACACATCAGCAACAAATCAAGATACTGAGGGATAGAGGATTAACTATAGCTGACGATTCAGTGGCTTTGCGTATTTTCGAACGCGAGAATTATTATAACGTCATCAACGGATATAAAGACCTGTTTTTAGAGACAGATTCGCATGGTAATTTCCTTGTTCCTGATACATATAAAGCAGGCGCTACTATCGAAGATATACATAACTTATTTTGTTTTGACCGAGAACTTAGACATTTCATGCTCAGATTCATACTCATCTTTGAGAGCAATATAAAATCAACTATTTCATACAGATTTTCAGAAGCATTTAACGAGCCTCATGCGTATTTAATAATCGAAAATTTCACAAGAGATACCAAAAAAATAAAGCAAGTTCTCAGATTAATATCTACAATTTCTAAGGCAATTTCAGACAAGGGTAGTAATTCATATAATTCACCAATCAAGCATTATATTGATGAACACGGTGCTGTTCCTTTATGGGTTCTTGTCAACTACTTAACAATGGGTAACATTAATAATTTTTATCAATGTCTCGGGGATGATCTTAAAAATACTATTGCTAATGATTTTGCAAAGAATTTTTATAGAGATTACAATCAAAAGATTCATTTCACTCCGCAAATGATGGAGACCATTCTAAAAACCGCAAACTTTTTGAGAAATGTCTGCGCGCACGAGGAACGCTTTTTCAGCTATAAAGTGCATAAGGCAGGGGCCTTGAATTTAATCCCAAAGTCATTGAATATTCAGGAAAACTTACTAAATAATGGTGATATATTTAGTCTTGTCGCCTTTTTGAAGCTAGTTATCGATAAGTCCGAACACACATTGCTACTTGATATAATGGAGCAAGCATTTAATTCGCGTTCAAAAAATTCAAGATTCATCAGTTTCGATCTTATAAAAAACGAAATGGGTTTTCCTGCTAATGGGATTCACTTACTTAGATAG
- a CDS encoding LacI family DNA-binding transcriptional regulator, whose protein sequence is MGASIKDVARRAGVSVTSVSRVLNGEKYVSKALLEKVNRSIEELNYSPSHIARSLKMQKTNTIGIIVPDLTNQYFSTIISHIEETATTMGYNLLIGNIAESMEKELKYLRIFQNMRVDGIIVMHQKFDEQILEFFANASMPILFLSVKGPSSKYLSVMIDDYRAAFDATEYLIRSGHRKVAFLSGDLEDITSGLNRYRGFIDAMKKHRLELDERFVKFGNYKLASGRALMEEIVQLEEHPTVVFAASDDMAVGALNCVLDHGFQVPDDISIVGYDGSQITEVVRPSITSMEQPSGELGRQAVDYMHQLIVNPDFTFDEDIILPHQLVLRGSSRELL, encoded by the coding sequence GTGGGAGCAAGTATTAAAGACGTTGCACGGAGAGCCGGTGTTTCCGTGACCAGCGTCTCCAGAGTGTTGAATGGCGAGAAGTATGTTAGCAAGGCGCTGCTAGAGAAAGTCAATCGATCGATTGAAGAGCTCAATTATTCGCCGAGCCACATCGCACGCAGCTTGAAAATGCAGAAGACAAATACCATCGGCATCATTGTACCGGACTTAACAAATCAATATTTTTCAACAATCATAAGCCACATTGAAGAAACTGCAACCACGATGGGATACAATTTGCTTATCGGCAATATCGCGGAAAGTATGGAAAAAGAGCTAAAGTATTTACGGATATTTCAAAATATGAGAGTAGACGGCATTATTGTCATGCATCAAAAGTTTGACGAACAGATCCTTGAGTTCTTCGCCAATGCTTCAATGCCGATCTTATTTCTTAGCGTAAAGGGGCCGTCATCGAAATACCTGTCAGTGATGATTGACGATTATCGGGCAGCGTTCGACGCGACGGAGTATCTGATCCGGTCTGGACATCGGAAAGTGGCTTTTCTAAGCGGGGATCTGGAGGATATCACGTCCGGATTAAATCGGTATCGTGGTTTTATTGATGCGATGAAGAAACACCGATTGGAGCTGGACGAACGGTTCGTCAAATTCGGAAATTATAAGCTGGCCTCTGGTCGTGCGTTAATGGAGGAGATCGTCCAACTTGAAGAACACCCCACCGTCGTCTTTGCGGCGAGCGATGATATGGCCGTTGGCGCACTCAATTGCGTGCTGGATCATGGCTTTCAAGTGCCGGACGACATATCGATTGTCGGTTATGATGGCAGCCAAATTACTGAGGTGGTCCGCCCGTCCATTACATCCATGGAACAGCCATCGGGGGAACTTGGGAGGCAGGCGGTAGACTATATGCATCAATTAATTGTGAATCCTGATTTTACGTTTGATGAAGATATCATATTGCCTCATCAGCTCGTCCTCCGAGGAAGTAGCCGGGAGCTTTTATAG
- a CDS encoding Nramp family divalent metal transporter: protein MTSIGHSTSRKWHLAKLKNWLPLLGPAFVAGVAYIDPGNFATNLSAGSSYGYMLLWVIVVSNAMAFLIQGLSAKLGIATDKNLPQLTRDTWPSAVAFGLWIIGELVIMATDLAEFIGAAVGLHLLFSLPMAPAALLAAALSFLLLGLQRKGVRALEFGIIALLFVVVLAFVIQVFWAQPNVGDMLQSFWPPKFEGTSSVLLAAGILGATVMPHAIYLHSGLMQSRAAGRSVREKKRLFTIELGDIGFAMVIAGAVNGGILVVAAALFYSQGLVVGDLDVAYQQLGTTLGTGAALLFGIGLFASGIASSSVGTLAGDMMMQGFIRKHLSLYVRRAITIVPPLIVILLGVNPTYALVISQVILSFGIPFALIPLLLFTSNRTIMGPFVNRRWVTLLGWTIASVVIALNVFLLWQTFVG, encoded by the coding sequence TTGACGAGCATCGGGCATTCCACATCAAGAAAATGGCATTTGGCGAAGCTGAAAAACTGGCTGCCGCTCCTTGGTCCAGCATTTGTGGCAGGAGTGGCGTACATCGATCCTGGCAATTTCGCGACGAATTTGTCTGCTGGGTCGTCCTACGGGTACATGTTGCTGTGGGTGATTGTTGTTTCAAACGCTATGGCATTTCTCATTCAGGGGTTGTCTGCCAAGCTTGGCATTGCAACGGACAAAAATCTTCCACAGCTGACGCGCGATACGTGGCCTTCGGCTGTGGCTTTTGGTCTCTGGATCATCGGTGAGCTCGTCATCATGGCGACAGACTTGGCTGAATTTATTGGGGCTGCGGTTGGACTACACTTACTGTTCTCATTGCCGATGGCTCCGGCAGCACTTCTAGCCGCTGCTTTGTCTTTTCTGTTGCTCGGCTTGCAGCGGAAAGGCGTCCGAGCGCTTGAATTCGGTATTATCGCGTTGCTGTTTGTCGTGGTGTTGGCGTTTGTCATTCAAGTCTTTTGGGCTCAGCCAAACGTTGGTGACATGCTGCAAAGCTTTTGGCCGCCAAAGTTTGAGGGCACTTCATCTGTTTTGCTCGCGGCAGGGATTTTAGGTGCGACCGTCATGCCTCATGCGATTTACCTGCACTCTGGTCTGATGCAGTCGCGGGCTGCTGGGCGATCTGTACGGGAGAAAAAACGATTGTTTACGATTGAACTCGGTGATATCGGGTTTGCGATGGTGATTGCTGGGGCGGTCAATGGCGGTATTCTGGTCGTCGCCGCTGCCTTGTTTTATTCGCAAGGGCTGGTCGTTGGCGATTTAGATGTTGCCTATCAGCAGCTTGGAACCACATTGGGCACGGGAGCTGCCTTGCTGTTTGGCATTGGATTGTTCGCCTCGGGCATTGCCAGCTCGTCCGTCGGCACATTGGCTGGCGACATGATGATGCAAGGCTTTATCCGTAAGCATTTGTCACTGTATGTGCGACGTGCGATCACAATCGTGCCACCGCTTATTGTCATTCTGCTTGGCGTGAACCCGACGTACGCGCTCGTTATTAGCCAAGTCATTCTGTCGTTTGGCATTCCGTTTGCTTTGATTCCACTTTTGCTGTTTACTTCGAACCGCACTATTATGGGACCGTTCGTTAATCGCCGCTGGGTAACGCTGCTCGGCTGGACCATCGCAAGTGTTGTTATTGCGTTGAACGTGTTTTTGCTTTGGCAGACTTTCGTAGGGTAG
- a CDS encoding DNA alkylation repair protein: MADALKDVYSHDFLTGFAQTVASAYAPFDPDAFVTAILTDDWSDMALKQRMRRITMTLGEHLPDTYEDALHVLYSIDEKCTGFPYLFFPDFVEVHGQKDEHWESSMVALARFTQRSSAEFAVRPFLLQQPERMVAQMIDWASHQNEHVRRLASEGSRPRLPWGQALPMFKNDPSPVLPILETLKADPSLYVRKSVANHLNDIAKDNPEIVIQTARRWMGTSPETDWIVRHGCRTLIRKALPEVLQLFGYADASSDLISAADITITPDELSIGDECVLDYDITLQPGEPAYVRIEYGIDFVKARGTTSRKLFLLSDKTVDGGARLTGKRTHRWADLTTRKHYPGDHRVSLLINGVEVADTVVHITEKTSN, translated from the coding sequence ATGGCCGATGCTTTGAAGGACGTTTATTCGCACGATTTTTTAACTGGCTTCGCACAAACGGTCGCTTCTGCGTATGCCCCATTTGATCCGGACGCTTTTGTCACTGCCATTCTTACGGACGATTGGTCTGACATGGCTTTAAAACAACGGATGCGCCGAATCACGATGACGCTTGGCGAGCATCTTCCTGATACGTACGAGGATGCGCTGCACGTTTTATACAGCATTGATGAAAAATGCACAGGCTTCCCTTACTTGTTTTTCCCTGATTTTGTCGAGGTGCATGGACAGAAAGACGAGCATTGGGAGTCTTCCATGGTGGCATTGGCGCGCTTCACGCAGCGCTCCTCCGCTGAGTTTGCAGTTCGTCCCTTTCTGCTCCAGCAACCTGAGCGCATGGTTGCCCAAATGATCGATTGGGCGTCGCACCAGAACGAGCATGTTCGTCGTTTAGCAAGTGAGGGATCACGCCCGCGTTTGCCGTGGGGTCAAGCGTTGCCGATGTTTAAGAACGACCCGTCGCCTGTGCTGCCTATCCTTGAAACGCTAAAAGCAGACCCTTCCTTATATGTGCGCAAAAGCGTAGCAAACCATTTGAATGACATCGCCAAAGACAATCCCGAAATCGTCATTCAAACCGCAAGACGTTGGATGGGCACAAGTCCAGAAACCGACTGGATTGTTCGCCACGGCTGCCGTACATTGATTCGTAAAGCCCTGCCTGAAGTCTTGCAGTTGTTTGGCTATGCCGACGCAAGCAGTGACCTCATCAGCGCCGCCGACATCACGATCACACCAGACGAATTGTCGATTGGCGATGAATGTGTGCTGGACTACGACATCACCTTGCAGCCAGGCGAGCCTGCGTATGTACGAATCGAATATGGCATTGATTTTGTTAAAGCCCGAGGCACGACGTCTCGCAAACTGTTTTTATTGTCGGATAAGACAGTAGACGGCGGAGCACGCCTGACAGGTAAACGAACACATCGCTGGGCGGACCTGACAACGCGGAAGCATTATCCAGGTGACCACCGTGTGAGTTTGCTCATTAATGGCGTTGAAGTGGCTGATACTGTGGTGCATATTACAGAGAAAACAAGCAATTGA
- a CDS encoding MerR family transcriptional regulator — MTSYKIDEVATRSGLTKRTLRYYEEIGLLPPPQRSSGGTRLYSEADMQFLERMLITKEVLGFSLQELQAYMQTSEQLDQHRLEYRSVENNKEDQMKVLQNILGTLDKQLHYLKEKSKKIHNVKHELETLQIRALARIAKLNDEEE; from the coding sequence ATGACCTCCTATAAAATTGATGAGGTGGCAACACGCAGCGGACTTACGAAGCGCACCCTTCGTTATTATGAAGAAATCGGTCTACTGCCGCCGCCTCAGCGCTCTTCAGGAGGAACTCGTCTGTATTCAGAAGCAGACATGCAGTTCCTCGAACGCATGCTCATAACAAAAGAAGTGCTTGGGTTTTCCTTGCAGGAGCTCCAAGCCTACATGCAGACAAGCGAGCAGCTTGATCAGCATCGGTTAGAGTACCGCTCTGTTGAGAACAACAAAGAGGATCAAATGAAAGTCCTTCAAAACATTTTGGGCACATTAGATAAACAACTGCATTACTTAAAGGAAAAGTCGAAGAAAATTCATAACGTGAAGCATGAGCTTGAGACACTTCAAATCCGCGCGCTTGCGCGGATTGCCAAGCTTAATGATGAAGAGGAGTAA
- a CDS encoding universal stress protein translates to MTQRILVPVDGSEGALHAINEAVQLAKQFQTTPEIVLLHVKHSYPLVTSMGAVPFNIDEVLEEESKEALKRARTILQEADIPHQTESRSGDPATEICELAKEVDMVVMGSRGLGPFREVVLGSVSSKVLHHSKVPVTIVK, encoded by the coding sequence TTGACACAGCGTATTCTCGTTCCAGTTGACGGCTCAGAAGGGGCTTTGCACGCCATTAATGAAGCGGTCCAACTTGCCAAGCAGTTTCAAACGACACCAGAAATTGTCCTGCTCCATGTAAAGCATAGCTACCCCTTGGTTACTTCAATGGGCGCTGTTCCTTTTAACATTGATGAGGTTCTTGAAGAAGAGAGCAAAGAGGCGTTAAAGCGAGCGAGAACAATTTTACAAGAAGCCGACATTCCACATCAAACAGAATCACGTTCTGGCGATCCTGCCACCGAAATTTGCGAGTTGGCTAAAGAGGTCGATATGGTCGTCATGGGCAGTCGAGGTCTTGGGCCATTTCGTGAAGTCGTGCTCGGCAGTGTTAGTTCAAAGGTGCTCCATCATTCAAAGGTGCCTGTGACCATCGTAAAATAA